From a single Sphingosinicellaceae bacterium genomic region:
- the rimO gene encoding 30S ribosomal protein S12 methylthiotransferase RimO, with translation MLTTLPRPPRVGMVSLGCPKALVDSERILTALRSDGYQMSATYEDADVVLVNTCGFIDSAKAESLEAIGEAIAANGRVIVTGCLGLEADAIRAAHPKVLAVTGPQQYEQVVNAVRAAAPVPPSAYLDLVPEAGLKLTPRHYSYLKISEGCNHRCKFCIIPSIRGDLVSRPANAVIREAEKLVAAGTKELLVISQDTSAYGVDIRHATSMLNGRETRAHVVDLARELGQLGAWVRLHYIYPYPHVDLLIPLMAEGLILPYLDIPFQHASPAVLKAMKRPANEVRVLDRIRSWRTQAPDIALRSTFIVGFPGETEDDVSYLLDWLREAQLDRVGCFKYEAVAGAVANDLPNHVPEEVKQARWERFMAVSARISAAKLQAKIGRTLDVLIDAVDDEGGATGRSKADAPEIDGEVHLRDAHGLSIGDIVAVRIEDADAYDLMGVAA, from the coding sequence ATGCTCACCACACTCCCCAGGCCGCCCCGTGTCGGCATGGTCTCGCTCGGCTGTCCGAAAGCCCTCGTCGACAGCGAGCGGATCCTCACGGCGCTGCGTTCCGACGGCTACCAGATGTCCGCGACCTACGAGGACGCCGACGTCGTGCTGGTCAACACCTGCGGCTTCATCGACAGCGCCAAGGCGGAGAGCCTGGAGGCGATCGGCGAGGCGATTGCCGCCAATGGCAGGGTCATCGTGACGGGCTGCCTCGGCCTCGAGGCGGACGCGATCCGCGCCGCGCACCCGAAGGTCCTCGCGGTCACCGGCCCGCAGCAGTACGAGCAGGTCGTCAACGCCGTGCGCGCCGCCGCACCGGTGCCGCCGTCGGCCTACCTCGACCTCGTCCCCGAGGCTGGCCTGAAGCTGACTCCCCGCCACTACAGCTACCTCAAGATTTCCGAGGGTTGTAACCACCGCTGCAAGTTCTGCATCATCCCGTCGATCCGCGGCGACCTCGTCAGCCGCCCCGCCAATGCGGTCATTCGCGAAGCCGAGAAGCTCGTCGCGGCTGGGACGAAGGAACTGCTGGTGATCAGCCAGGATACCTCGGCATACGGCGTCGACATCCGCCACGCGACCTCGATGCTGAACGGCCGCGAGACGCGTGCGCACGTCGTTGACCTGGCGCGCGAGCTCGGGCAGCTCGGGGCGTGGGTCCGCTTGCACTACATTTACCCGTACCCGCACGTCGACCTGCTGATCCCGCTGATGGCCGAGGGGCTGATCCTGCCGTACCTCGACATTCCCTTCCAGCACGCCAGCCCCGCGGTCCTGAAGGCGATGAAGCGCCCGGCGAACGAGGTCCGCGTCCTCGACCGGATCCGGAGCTGGCGTACCCAAGCCCCTGACATCGCGCTGCGCTCGACCTTCATCGTCGGCTTCCCGGGAGAAACCGAGGACGACGTCTCGTACCTGCTCGACTGGCTTAGGGAGGCCCAGCTCGACCGTGTCGGCTGCTTCAAATACGAGGCCGTCGCCGGTGCCGTGGCGAACGACCTGCCGAACCATGTGCCCGAAGAGGTCAAGCAGGCGCGCTGGGAGCGTTTCATGGCGGTCTCGGCGCGCATCTCCGCCGCCAAGCTCCAGGCCAAGATCGGCCGCACCCTCGACGTGCTGATCGACGCGGTCGACGACGAGGGCGGCGCGACGGGGCGCTCCAAGGCCGACGCGCCGGAGATCGATGGCGAGGTCCACCTTCGCGACGCCCATGGACTCAGCATCGGCGACATCGTCGCGGTCAGAATCGAGGATGCCGACGCCTACGACCTCATGGGCGTCGCCGCGTGA
- a CDS encoding peptidoglycan DD-metalloendopeptidase family protein, producing the protein MSAFRTSLLIALAGLAACARDAGPPPFAAAAPSRAVVVAPPAVVPPKPVWTARKVVTDAVNVPGGRLHTVKPGETGIAIARAYGVDWQRVVTSNHLVPPYRIAVGDKLMLPSRKQVAAMSIEQRAKAFSIDMDDLITGAEPAAPKTATQRKLKPLPFVPGPPPKFEWPLQGKVLASFGAKPGGRFNDGVDLAASLDEPVRATADGVVAYAGNALAGFGNLILIKHADGWVSAYGHNASMLVERGTKVTKGQVIAHAGATGSVAEPQLHFELRRGRLAVDPQRLLPARG; encoded by the coding sequence ATGTCGGCGTTTCGCACCTCGCTCCTGATCGCTCTCGCGGGCCTTGCCGCCTGCGCGCGCGATGCCGGCCCGCCGCCGTTCGCCGCGGCTGCGCCATCCCGCGCCGTCGTGGTCGCGCCGCCTGCTGTTGTGCCGCCCAAGCCCGTCTGGACCGCGCGCAAGGTCGTGACCGACGCCGTCAATGTCCCCGGCGGCCGCCTCCACACCGTGAAGCCGGGCGAAACCGGCATCGCGATCGCGCGCGCCTACGGGGTCGACTGGCAGCGAGTCGTGACCAGCAACCACCTCGTGCCGCCCTACCGGATCGCGGTCGGCGACAAACTGATGTTGCCGTCGCGGAAGCAGGTCGCGGCGATGAGCATCGAGCAGCGCGCCAAGGCGTTCAGCATCGACATGGACGACCTGATCACCGGCGCCGAGCCTGCCGCGCCGAAGACCGCGACACAGCGTAAGCTCAAGCCGCTGCCCTTCGTGCCGGGGCCACCACCGAAGTTCGAGTGGCCGCTGCAGGGCAAGGTCTTGGCGAGCTTCGGGGCCAAGCCGGGCGGCCGCTTCAACGACGGCGTTGACCTCGCCGCGAGCCTCGACGAGCCGGTCCGCGCCACCGCGGACGGGGTCGTCGCCTATGCCGGCAACGCGCTGGCCGGGTTCGGCAACCTCATACTGATCAAGCACGCCGACGGCTGGGTCAGCGCCTACGGACACAATGCGAGCATGCTCGTCGAGCGCGGCACCAAGGTTACCAAGGGCCAGGTCATCGCCCACGCCGGCGCGACCGGGTCCGTCGCCGAGCCGCAGTTGCATTTCGAGTTGCGTCGCGGGCGCCTCGCGGTCGATCCGCAACGACTGCTGCCGGCGCGCGGTTAG